One genomic region from Pseudomonadota bacterium encodes:
- a CDS encoding 3-methyl-2-oxobutanoate dehydrogenase subunit VorB, with amino-acid sequence MTALKKVFLKGNEAIALAAINAGCHYYFGYPITPQNEIPEYMAKHLPEVGGEFLQAESEIASINMMLGAAATGVRVMTSSSGPGISLMQEGFSYIAGNELPGVVVNMSRQGPGLGGINATQGDYFQAVKGGGHGDYHLIVLAPHTGQELYDLTIKAFELSEKYRCLTMLLGDAVLGQIKEPINPWKPEISAGDPDREWLITGAKGRQPRLIKSLFLADGEMEKHNWRLQEKYQQLAANDVMVETCFIEDAHLVLTAFGSMARIAKTAIDQAREEGMKVGLIRPISLYPFPTATFKNLPESVSRVLTCEMNTGQMVEDVRLSIDNSLPVDFYGRPGGSVPTPEEIFDRLQQAYAEVE; translated from the coding sequence ATGACGGCATTAAAAAAGGTTTTTCTCAAGGGTAATGAAGCCATCGCTCTGGCGGCCATCAATGCCGGCTGCCATTATTATTTTGGTTATCCCATTACCCCGCAAAATGAGATTCCCGAATATATGGCCAAACATCTGCCGGAAGTGGGAGGAGAGTTCCTCCAGGCTGAAAGTGAAATTGCTTCCATTAACATGATGTTGGGAGCCGCTGCAACCGGAGTCAGGGTGATGACCTCTTCCAGTGGTCCCGGCATATCCCTGATGCAGGAGGGTTTTTCTTATATAGCCGGAAATGAGCTCCCGGGAGTGGTGGTGAATATGAGTCGCCAGGGTCCCGGCCTGGGAGGGATTAATGCTACCCAGGGGGATTATTTCCAGGCGGTTAAGGGAGGAGGCCACGGCGATTATCACCTGATTGTTCTTGCTCCCCATACTGGTCAGGAATTGTATGATTTGACCATCAAGGCTTTTGAACTGTCAGAGAAATATCGTTGCCTGACCATGTTGCTTGGGGATGCGGTACTGGGACAGATTAAAGAACCTATCAATCCCTGGAAGCCGGAAATAAGTGCTGGTGATCCTGATCGTGAATGGTTGATTACCGGTGCTAAAGGCCGTCAGCCGCGGCTGATTAAATCCCTTTTTCTGGCTGATGGAGAGATGGAAAAACATAATTGGCGTCTGCAGGAGAAATATCAGCAGCTGGCTGCCAATGACGTGATGGTGGAAACTTGCTTTATTGAAGATGCCCACCTGGTTCTGACTGCTTTTGGCAGTATGGCCAGGATTGCTAAAACTGCTATCGATCAGGCCCGGGAAGAGGGGATGAAAGTGGGGTTGATTCGGCCCATAAGCCTTTATCCTTTTCCGACGGCAACCTTCAAAAATCTACCGGAATCAGTATCCCGGGTTTTGACCTGTGAGATGAATACCGGCCAGATGGTTGAAGATGTGCGTTTGTCGATAGATAACAGTCTTCCGGTTGATTTCTATGGTCGCCCCGGTGGCTCCGTGCCCACCCCGGAGGAGATTTTTGATCGTCTTCAGCAGGCTTATGCTGAAGTTGAATAA